CCATAATATTTTTCCATAGCGGCTCTGTTTGCAATTACAGAGCAGATTTTATGTATTATAGTTTGCAGCGGTAGATTTTTTTCTGCAATTTCCTCGCCGATAAGAGCAATATTTGGATGGGTTTGAAGAGCACATTCCAGAGCAATATGGGATGCCGAGCGCCCCATAAGTTTAATAAAATGGTAATGAGCTTTACAAGAGAGAGCATCTCTTGAAATATTGCTAATTATTGAAGAGTAGAACTTTGTTGCTGTATCGAATCCAAAAGTCAGATCTAAGAAGGGGTGTTGTAGATCTCCGTCTATAGTTTTAGGGACTCCAACAATAGAGGTTTTTGGGCGTCGTTTTGCAAAATACTCTGCAAGAATGGCAGTTGCTGTATTAGAGCCGTCACCACCAATAATGACAAGGCCGTCAAGATCAAGGGCTTCTACAGTATTTAGACAAGCTTTTTTTGCTTCTGGGGTTACGATGTTTTTTCTTCCTGTGCCTATACAATTAAAGCCGCCTGAATTTTGGAATTTGCAAAGAAACTCTTTGGTAATAGGCATGCTATTATTATGTATAAGACCGTCTCCATTATTTATAAATCCAATGAGGGAAGAATTCGGATGGAAATTTTTTAAACTATTGAAGAGTCCTTGGATAACATTATGCCCTCCTGGAGCTGGTCCTCCTGAGAACATAACGCCTATTTTTAGAGGAGTATTGGGTACTGTTTCTCCTCGTATAAATTTTAGATAGGGAAGATGGTACGTTTGTGGGAAGAGGGTTTTAATCCCTGGCACGACTGGCTTAGAATACGAAGTATCTGGAACGGCAACTAAAAAAGCGGCTTTTTGAAATTCCTTGGGTAAAGGAGGGGAGTAGGAGCTGATAATAGTATCAAGATCAACGTATGAAGGATGCATAGGGATAGGGGCTACACGCTAATTTTGCTTTTTGGCATACTCCCAAAGCTAAAGTCAATGGGATTTTTATTCTCTATAAGAATCTAGGGTTTCCTAAAAACTTCCATTTTGTGCAGGATTCCAGTTAGAAATTCCTTATGGGATTCTATTTTGAGAACGAATTTTGATTTATTTCTTTGTAATTCATCAGAAGAATAAAACAAGACTTTCGTGGCTAAGTTTTCTTTAATTCTAAGCTACAAAAGGTAGCTTGCTCCATAAGGTTAAATCATAGGGGTTGCCAATGATTTGGCCTTCACGTTCTAGAAAATATAAACCTGCTAAAGAATATTTTCTATATAAAAGACTTTATTCCTAAATCAAACCAAGAATTTTCCACCAGAGACTTCCGATTCCTATCCAGATAATGATATTAACAATACTGAGAGCGAACCCCGATCGCCACCACTCTTGAACGGTAACAAGATGCGAGCCAAAGTAGAGAGGTGCTGGTCCCGACCCGTAGTGAGTGAGTCCTCCAAAAAGGTTGCTTGCGAATGCTAGAGTGAGTGTCGCGAATATGGGATTAGTCCCTAAGGATATAGAGACGGCCAGGAAGATAGGGTACATGGCTCCGATATGGGCGGTGTTGCTGGCAAAAAGGTAGTGAGAATAGAAGTAAATAAGAAATAGGAAGGGGAAGCCAACTTTCCAGGAGAGACCACTGACAAGTGCCGCTGCTGAGTCTCCAACGAGAGGGATAAACCCGAGTTGATTTAAAAAGGAGGCCATCATGATAAGGGCTCCGAACCAGATGAATGTTTCCCATGCGGTTGTATTTGCTATGACATCTTTTTGCCAGTCGAGAATGTTAGTAAGGATGAGGAGAGACAATCCTATAAGGGCTGCTGTTGTTGCTGAGATTCCTAATAGATCTCCGAAAGTCCAGAGGATTACAAGGAGAATAAAAATCATTAATATTGTTTTTTCTTCTTTTTTTAGTGGTCCCATTTCTTTAAGTCGAAGTTTTGCTGAGCGGATAGCCTCTTCGCAAGATGTGATTTTTGGTGGGTAGAGTTTATAGATTATAATCGGCATGAGGACTAGACTAATGAGTCCTGGAATAATTGCAGCTTTTGCCCATAAAACCCAGGATAAAGAAATTCCGACGTGGCTTGCTAGAGCTGCAACAAGGGGGTTCCCTGCCATAGCGGTGAGAAACATAGCACTAGTGATCACAGAACTTTGATAAGCAACTTTAATGAGAAAGGATCCGATAAGATCTTGGGTTCCTTTTTCTGTAGAACTTCCAAATGAATCAGATAGGCTCGTGACTACAGGATAGAGAATACCTCCAGCTCGGGCAGTAACGCTTGGAATGGCTGGAGAAAGGAAAAAATCAGTGATTACGAGTCCATAGCTCAGTCCTAAGGGACTTTTCCCTAAAGCGCTTACAAAGAAGTAAGCTATCCGTTCTCCAAGTCCTGTTTTTATGATTCCTTTAGCTATTGAGAACGAGAGGAACACCAACCATGCTATAGGATTGTGGAATCCAGATAATCCCTGTTCTAGAGTTAAGGTTTGCGTGAGTAGGAGTGTCGAGATTCCAATAATGGCAATAGCTCCCATTGGGACAGGCTGAAAGATGATTCCCATAATGGTAGTTGTGAATATAGCAAAGAGTTGCCAAGCATTAGAATTTATAGATGCGGGGTGGGGAAAAAACCAAATGCCTAAAAGTACTGCAGTCAGAAAGAGGAGAGATAAGAAGCGTTTTTTTTTGTTCACTTAGGACCTCAGTGTGGTTATTAGAAATATTTGTAGAGATGTTACGGTTCTATGGGGAAGTCTTCCAACCATTTTTCCATTTCTTCTAGAGTGTCGTTAATCAGTTCTGTAGAAGAACAGAGGGTATGGATACAAGATTCTATGGTTTCTTCATGGATAATATTTTCTACATCTTCCATGCTGATGAAAGTTGTATCAATAAGTTCTCCATCGAAGGCTTTACTGATGGGGTAAAAGAGCTCCCCAGGATAAAGAGTGCAGATGCCTGCAATGAGGTTATCCCAAGCAAAAGAGGGATGTTTTTCTAATCTATAGTTTAGAAGTTCTGCAAAATAACGGATCGTTTTATCTCGGGAAGTTTTTCCAGCTCCTACAAGAGTGACAAGCCCAGAGATTGCTGCTGCCTTTACATAGGGATTGATTTTCGGAGTTTCTATGAGTTCTTTAATTAGCGAGTCATCATCACACACGCTGGCTAGGATCCTAGGCAGATCTTCAGTTAGAACATCGCCTGCGATTGCGTGCGGAGTATCATCTTCAAATGCAAAAAGTTTAATGATTAGGGGTAGAGCACGACTTTCACGGAATTGTGCTAGAAGATACATAGCATAGAGGTGACCTTGATAGCTGCCGTCATTCACAATTTCAGGGACGCGTTGTGTAGCATCCTGTAAAATATGAAGTAGATAGGGCGTAATTTGCATTTGTTTAACAATAGCCGCT
This Candidatus Chlamydia corallus DNA region includes the following protein-coding sequences:
- a CDS encoding diphosphate--fructose-6-phosphate 1-phosphotransferase; the protein is MHPSYVDLDTIISSYSPPLPKEFQKAAFLVAVPDTSYSKPVVPGIKTLFPQTYHLPYLKFIRGETVPNTPLKIGVMFSGGPAPGGHNVIQGLFNSLKNFHPNSSLIGFINNGDGLIHNNSMPITKEFLCKFQNSGGFNCIGTGRKNIVTPEAKKACLNTVEALDLDGLVIIGGDGSNTATAILAEYFAKRRPKTSIVGVPKTIDGDLQHPFLDLTFGFDTATKFYSSIISNISRDALSCKAHYHFIKLMGRSASHIALECALQTHPNIALIGEEIAEKNLPLQTIIHKICSVIANRAAMEKYYGVILIPEGIIEFIPEIINLVKEIERLSEYEDKISRLSPESQRLLKSFPESIIEQLLKDRDAHGNVYVSKISVDKLLIHLVKNHLQQYFPKVPFNAISHFLGYEGRSGLPTKFDNDYGYSLGYGAGILIHNRCNGYLATIESLACPLTKWKLRAIPIVKMFTVKHQADGTLQPQIKKHLIDIGSTAFRKFKLYRKIWALEDSYRFLGPLQIETPPEMHSDNFPPLTLLLNHNFWQLQCQGCIEIPDTTY
- a CDS encoding anion permease, coding for MNKKKRFLSLLFLTAVLLGIWFFPHPASINSNAWQLFAIFTTTIMGIIFQPVPMGAIAIIGISTLLLTQTLTLEQGLSGFHNPIAWLVFLSFSIAKGIIKTGLGERIAYFFVSALGKSPLGLSYGLVITDFFLSPAIPSVTARAGGILYPVVTSLSDSFGSSTEKGTQDLIGSFLIKVAYQSSVITSAMFLTAMAGNPLVAALASHVGISLSWVLWAKAAIIPGLISLVLMPIIIYKLYPPKITSCEEAIRSAKLRLKEMGPLKKEEKTILMIFILLVILWTFGDLLGISATTAALIGLSLLILTNILDWQKDVIANTTAWETFIWFGALIMMASFLNQLGFIPLVGDSAAALVSGLSWKVGFPFLFLIYFYSHYLFASNTAHIGAMYPIFLAVSISLGTNPIFATLTLAFASNLFGGLTHYGSGPAPLYFGSHLVTVQEWWRSGFALSIVNIIIWIGIGSLWWKILGLI
- a CDS encoding DUF1186 domain-containing protein; protein product: MLMDISHILEDLAYDEGILPREAIEAAIVKQMQITPYLLHILQDATQRVPEIVNDGSYQGHLYAMYLLAQFRESRALPLIIKLFAFEDDTPHAIAGDVLTEDLPRILASVCDDDSLIKELIETPKINPYVKAAAISGLVTLVGAGKTSRDKTIRYFAELLNYRLEKHPSFAWDNLIAGICTLYPGELFYPISKAFDGELIDTTFISMEDVENIIHEETIESCIHTLCSSTELINDTLEEMEKWLEDFPIEP